From a region of the Gossypium raimondii isolate GPD5lz chromosome 10, ASM2569854v1, whole genome shotgun sequence genome:
- the LOC105777305 gene encoding uncharacterized protein LOC105777305, translated as MASTISKIPTHSLIKLLVSSSPKPPVSCFISTATATATAENRTQKLERIADELLDLTKLERYDYSILFRLKLGLNRYGPAVSGVSSAAASGPGTGSSAAETKTAEKTAFDIKLEKFDAAAKIKIIKEVRTFTELGLKEAKDMVEKVPVVVKKGVTKEEAEAIIKKLQELGATVVLE; from the coding sequence ATGGCTTCCACCATCTCAAAGATCCCCACTCACTCCCTCATCAAACTCCTCGTTTCGTCCTCACCCAAACCACCCGTTTCCTGCTTCATTTCCACCGCCACCGCCACCGCCACCGCTGAGAACCGGACTCAGAAACTCGAACGCATCGCCGACGAGCTTTTAGATCTTACAAAGCTCGAACGCTACGACTATTCCATCCTCTTCCGTCTTAAACTCGGCCTCAACCGCTACGGACCTGCCGTATCCGGCGTATCCTCCGCCGCCGCTTCGGGTCCGGGAACCGGATCCAGCGCAGCCGAAACGAAAACGGCGGAAAAGACGGCGTTTGATATAAAGCTGGAGAAATTCGATGCGGCGGCCAAGATAAAGATAATAAAAGAAGTGAGGACGTTCACGGAATTGGGTTTGAAAGAAGCGAAGGATATGGTGGAGAAAGTTCCGGTTGTGGTTAAAAAGGGAGTAACAAAAGAGGAAGCTGAGGCCATTATTAAGAAGCTCCAAGAATTGGGTGCTACTGTGGTActtgaatga